DNA sequence from the Leptolyngbya sp. SIO1E4 genome:
CTGCTATCAGCTTATCTAAGTTGGTCCAGCTGGCATCCACGATCTGGGCCAGCCAGTGCTGTAACGTCACTCTGGGCGCCGACGATACGCTTAAACAATGGCGCAGCTGCTCTAGATATTCTGGAAAAGTCTCTAATGACTGCAGCTGCCCCAGAGGAACGCTCGCCGCTTCAGGCTGAGGGAGAAACCCGAGTAAGGTCGCTTCTGTGAGTGCGGGGTCAACTTGGACAAACAGATACCCAATGCGATCAGCCCACGCCTCTGATGGGATGTCTACCGTAGACGAGTCTGGGAGCACTGGGCGACATTCTAAACGGCCCAGGTTGCCTACCCAGAGGTCAGCCGTATCGGCTAAAACCTGTAACGTTGGGTTCCAGCTTTCACTTTTTTCTAAAGAGGTTTCGATCCCTAAACAGGTTAGGTAAAACTGTGCTGCCTGCACGCTAAGCGTGTTCAAGTAGACCCGCTTCCTCTTTTGGGGTTCACTGTGGTGGTGGTAAAACCCCTGAGCAGCTTGATGAAAAGCGTCTGTAAGAGGCACCCTAAATGTGGTCTGGTCGCGTTTGACAGTCATTGTCTTTAGAGAAAGTGGGTTGGTTGCATTTAGACAGACACATATTCTTTGAGTATGGGGGCAAACTTAATCAAGCATCTTTGATAAAAGGAGCTAAGGGTAACGACTTTAACATCAACTTCAGCGGAGATCTCTTTCCAGGAATAGCCCCCTAAAAAACGCAAGGCAAGGTACTGAAAGTTAGCTTCGGGTTTTTGCAGGATATGGGTGCCTTTAAATAGGCCGTCACGATCATCTTGAATGCACTGAATTACGGCCTCTGAGAGGGATATCGTAGCGT
Encoded proteins:
- a CDS encoding DUF1822 family protein, translated to MTVKRDQTTFRVPLTDAFHQAAQGFYHHHSEPQKRKRVYLNTLSVQAAQFYLTCLGIETSLEKSESWNPTLQVLADTADLWVGNLGRLECRPVLPDSSTVDIPSEAWADRIGYLFVQVDPALTEATLLGFLPQPEAASVPLGQLQSLETFPEYLEQLRHCLSVSSAPRVTLQHWLAQIVDASWTNLDKLIAEWQGQDRAFSFRTPAAKTGLIEPATAGVKQGKFLTLSKVSEERVLFIVGIMPAQKQSAFNITVEVYPAGNQAYLPATLQMVVMDEANTPVLQAEGRQSEGLEFHFSGGAGERFSVQITFNQFTVTERFEI